A genomic window from Lepisosteus oculatus isolate fLepOcu1 chromosome 27, fLepOcu1.hap2, whole genome shotgun sequence includes:
- the aqp10a gene encoding aquaporin-10a isoform X2 — translation MSFAVGVMAAMYLCGGVSGAHLNPAVSFSFCLLGRLQWRRLPFYSFSQILGAYVASAVVFLQYYDAILEFGQGNLTVTGPTETASIFATYPSEYLSLESGFFDQVVGTATLLLCILPLDDRLNSPAPKGLVPPLVGLVVLGISMAMSSNCGAAINPARDLGPRLFTLTAGWGTEVFTAYRHWWWVPVVAPMLGSVLGSCLYVTFIQWHLPDPQGGPSPDAASRTKIQAPSAPAPHSDSESIAMPSWDP, via the exons GAGCGCACCTCAATCCCGCCGTCTCCTTCAGCTTCTGTCTGCTGGGGCGGCTCCAGTGGCGCCGGCTGCCCTTCTACTCCTTCTCCCAGATCCTGGGGGCCTACGTGGCGTCGGCGGTGGTCTTCCTGCAGTATTACG ACGCGATCCTGGAGTTCGGGCAGGGGAACCTCACTGTGACGGGACCGACGGAGACCGCCTCCATCTTCGCCACCTACCCTTCCGAGTACCTGTCGCTGGAGAGCGGCTTCTTCGACCAG GTGGTTGGCACGGCGACGCTGTTGCTGTGCATCCTGCCCTTGGACGACAGGCTCAACAGCCCCGCCCCCAAGGGCCTGGTGCCGCCATTGGTTGGCCTGGTCGTCCTGGGGATCTCCATGGCGATGAGCTCCAACTGCGGGGCCGCCATCAACCCGGCCCGCGACCTCGGGCCGCGGCTGTTCACGCTGACCGCGGGCTGGGGGACCGAGGTGTTCAC gGCGTACCGACACTGGTGGTGGGTACCTGTGGTCGCCCCGATGCTGGGCTCGGTCCTGGGCAGCTGCCTGTACGTCACCTTCATCCAGTGGCACCTTCCCGACCCGCAGGGGGGCCCGAGCCCAGACGCCGCCTCCAGAACCAAGATCCAGGCCCCCTCAGCCCCAGCCCCGCACAGCGACTCCGAGAGCATCGCCATGCCCAGCTGGGACCCCTGA